One genomic window of Lentisphaerota bacterium includes the following:
- the ade gene encoding adenine deaminase: MDAHLQGRIHGHTPASAARDGVTCVSGTVVDVAGRRLFGARIVVGAGGRIAAVAPEASPGPGFILPGFVDAHIHIESALITPAAFARAAVRHGTVAAVTDPHEIANVLGADGVDFMLAEAARTPFVVATGVPSCVPATPFETAGATLDAAAVAALLDRPGVTHLAEVMNVPGVLGGDPDLIAKLAAARARGKPIDGHAPGLRGAALRAYIAAGITTDHECLTLEEAEEKAAAGMTLILRRGSAARTFEALLPVLARHPGACMLCSDDKHPDDLLEGHINDLVRIAVGAGLDVFDVLRAACVNPVRHYGLAVGQLRVGDRADWIEVEDLRDFRVRRTVIGGHVLAADGRSEIPELAPLRQPNQFALRPVSAEAFRIPARAGACRVIGVREGELATDAIVCIPTVRGGGVVADPARGLAKLAVFNRYAAGAPPALALVAGLGLGRGALAASVAHDSHPVIAAGADDDALAAAVNAVVAHGGGLAVADGTGVRVMPLPVAGLMSAGSCEEAAAATARLDAAVRACGCTLRAPFMTLSFLALPVIPALKLTDQGLFDAVHFKPVDFWQSLGETADEAPALCPPERRKSNFAIDVDVDR; the protein is encoded by the coding sequence ATGGACGCGCATCTTCAGGGCAGAATCCATGGACACACCCCCGCATCGGCCGCACGCGACGGCGTGACCTGCGTCAGCGGGACGGTTGTGGATGTGGCGGGACGGCGGCTGTTCGGCGCCCGGATCGTGGTCGGGGCCGGGGGCCGCATCGCAGCGGTGGCGCCCGAGGCGTCGCCCGGGCCGGGGTTCATCCTGCCGGGCTTTGTTGACGCGCACATCCACATCGAAAGCGCGCTGATCACCCCCGCCGCATTCGCGCGGGCGGCGGTGCGGCACGGGACGGTTGCGGCTGTGACCGATCCGCACGAGATCGCCAATGTGCTCGGCGCGGACGGGGTGGACTTCATGCTGGCCGAGGCGGCCCGCACCCCGTTCGTGGTCGCGACGGGCGTGCCCTCCTGCGTCCCGGCCACGCCGTTCGAGACGGCGGGGGCGACGCTGGACGCCGCCGCCGTCGCCGCGCTGCTTGACCGTCCCGGCGTGACCCACCTCGCCGAGGTGATGAACGTGCCGGGCGTGCTCGGGGGCGATCCGGACCTGATCGCGAAGCTCGCGGCGGCGCGGGCGCGCGGCAAGCCGATCGACGGGCATGCGCCGGGCTTGCGCGGCGCGGCGCTGCGGGCGTACATCGCGGCGGGGATCACCACCGACCACGAATGCCTGACTCTGGAGGAGGCGGAGGAGAAGGCGGCCGCAGGGATGACCCTCATCCTGCGGCGCGGGTCGGCGGCGCGGACGTTCGAGGCGCTGCTGCCGGTGCTCGCCCGGCATCCCGGCGCGTGCATGCTCTGCTCCGACGACAAGCACCCGGACGATCTGCTGGAGGGGCACATCAACGATCTGGTCCGGATTGCGGTCGGCGCGGGTCTGGATGTGTTCGATGTGCTGCGGGCGGCCTGCGTCAACCCGGTGCGCCATTACGGGCTCGCGGTCGGGCAGCTCCGCGTCGGCGACCGGGCCGACTGGATCGAGGTTGAGGATCTGCGCGATTTCCGCGTCCGGCGGACGGTGATCGGCGGACATGTGCTGGCGGCAGACGGCCGCTCGGAGATCCCCGAGCTGGCGCCGCTGCGCCAGCCCAACCAGTTTGCCCTGCGGCCCGTGTCGGCGGAGGCCTTCCGCATACCGGCGCGCGCGGGCGCGTGCCGCGTGATCGGCGTGCGCGAGGGCGAGCTGGCGACCGACGCCATCGTGTGCATCCCGACCGTCCGCGGCGGCGGCGTGGTCGCCGACCCCGCGCGCGGCCTGGCGAAGCTCGCCGTCTTCAACCGCTATGCCGCCGGCGCGCCGCCCGCGCTGGCGCTGGTTGCGGGGCTGGGTCTCGGCCGCGGCGCCCTGGCGGCCAGCGTGGCCCACGACTCGCACCCGGTGATCGCCGCGGGGGCCGACGACGACGCGCTGGCCGCAGCGGTCAACGCCGTGGTGGCGCACGGCGGCGGACTGGCCGTGGCCGACGGCACGGGCGTGCGGGTGATGCCCCTGCCGGTCGCCGGGCTGATGAGCGCGGGATCCTGCGAAGAGGCTGCGGCGGCCACTGCGCGCCTCGACGCCGCAGTCCGCGCCTGCGGCTGCACGCTGAGGGCCCCCTTCATGACGCTCTCGTTCCTGGCCCTGCCGGTGATCCCGGCGCTCAAGCTCACCGATCAAGGGCTGTTCGACGCGGTTCACTTCAAGCCCGTTGATTTCTGGCAATCCCTCGGCGAAACAGCGGACGAGGCGCCAGCTCTTTGTCCCCCTGAGCGGCGCAAGTCAAATTTCGCTATCGACGTTGACGTTGACCGATAA
- a CDS encoding ATP-binding protein has translation MNKPKPRWFQRNLEAALRVLPVSVVVGARQTGKSTLTQLVDPTRMCFTLDDVGVLDQARRDPDALLATRPVTLDEVQRAPDFLLAVKRAVDAHRHAGDFILTGSANLLLMHQVADSLGGRAVYLELPPFCPAEWQERPDALAPLDRLFADDFDWRTWPDEPGDWPSWLLRGGFAPALRLDADADRSLWFAAYTQTYLERDLRQLSAVSNLPDFQRLMVLAAQRTGKLLNQADLARDAAISHPTAHRYLNLLETGCILTRIRPLGTNLSGALVKAPRLFWSDCGLAAALAGIRSATDLAGRMDVGFWLEQTLFQTLQSWRALEPHRRRLHFWRDRQNNEVDFILEQDGSLVALEIKAGRQVTPDDATGIRAFRNSLKNTRAVIRGVVLHAGKARPLDHDTIALPWGWMVPKRRPAEEKS, from the coding sequence ATGAACAAACCTAAACCGAGATGGTTTCAGCGAAACCTGGAAGCGGCGCTTCGCGTGCTGCCCGTGAGTGTGGTCGTCGGCGCGCGCCAGACGGGAAAGTCGACGCTTACGCAACTGGTCGATCCAACGAGGATGTGTTTCACTCTGGATGACGTCGGCGTGCTGGACCAGGCCAGACGCGATCCCGACGCCTTGCTGGCCACACGTCCCGTCACGCTGGATGAAGTTCAACGCGCGCCCGACTTCCTGCTGGCCGTCAAGCGGGCGGTCGACGCGCATCGCCACGCGGGTGATTTCATCCTGACCGGATCCGCAAACCTGCTCCTGATGCACCAGGTCGCGGACTCCCTGGGTGGACGGGCTGTCTATCTGGAACTTCCGCCGTTCTGCCCCGCAGAGTGGCAGGAACGTCCGGATGCGCTGGCGCCGCTGGATCGTCTGTTCGCCGACGACTTCGATTGGCGCACATGGCCTGATGAACCGGGGGATTGGCCGTCGTGGCTGCTGCGCGGAGGGTTTGCGCCGGCGCTGCGGCTCGACGCCGACGCCGACCGCAGTCTGTGGTTTGCCGCGTATACGCAGACATACCTGGAACGCGATTTGCGTCAGTTGAGCGCGGTTTCCAATCTGCCGGATTTTCAGCGCCTCATGGTTCTCGCGGCGCAGCGGACGGGGAAACTGCTGAACCAGGCCGATCTTGCCCGCGATGCCGCCATCAGTCATCCGACCGCCCACCGCTACCTGAATCTTCTCGAAACCGGCTGCATCCTCACACGCATCCGCCCGCTGGGGACCAATTTATCCGGCGCGCTCGTGAAGGCGCCGAGACTGTTTTGGTCCGATTGCGGACTTGCCGCCGCCCTTGCCGGGATCAGGTCTGCAACCGACCTCGCGGGGCGCATGGACGTCGGGTTCTGGCTGGAACAAACCCTGTTTCAGACCCTGCAGTCGTGGCGCGCCCTGGAACCGCATCGGCGCCGACTGCACTTCTGGCGTGACCGGCAAAACAACGAAGTCGACTTCATCCTCGAACAGGACGGCAGCCTCGTCGCGCTCGAAATCAAGGCGGGCCGCCAGGTGACCCCGGATGACGCGACCGGAATCCGCGCATTCCGAAATTCCCTGAAGAACACACGCGCGGTGATTCGAGGCGTGGTGTTGCATGCCGGAAAAGCCCGTCCGCTGGATCATGACACCATCGCGCTACCGTGGGGATGGATGGTTCCCAAGCGGCGTCCCGCTGAAGAGAAAAGCTGA
- a CDS encoding helix-turn-helix transcriptional regulator encodes MKQTPRLPSSANKILPVLGERIKLARLRRRLRAESVAERAGISRSTLWQIERGNPRVALGAYFLVLFVLNLEGDLSRVATDDVLGRKLQDAGLPARSRSPRLKKGVLP; translated from the coding sequence ATGAAACAAACGCCCAGATTGCCGAGTTCGGCGAACAAGATCCTGCCCGTGTTGGGTGAGCGCATCAAGCTGGCCCGACTGCGCCGCCGTTTGCGGGCAGAGTCGGTGGCAGAACGGGCAGGAATCAGTCGGTCGACGCTCTGGCAGATTGAAAGGGGAAATCCCCGCGTGGCGCTGGGCGCTTATTTTCTTGTCCTGTTTGTGCTGAATCTGGAGGGGGATCTGTCGCGCGTGGCCACGGATGATGTCTTGGGCCGCAAATTGCAGGATGCCGGACTTCCCGCGCGCAGCCGGTCGCCGCGTTTGAAAAAAGGGGTTTTGCCGTGA
- a CDS encoding type II toxin-antitoxin system HipA family toxin: MGLLSADRNRGKEVFSFAYDDAWLSGGVAQQLDPDLALFEGRHYLREGRPNFGLFLDSSPDRWGRLLMRRREACYARREGRLERPLSELDYLLGVYDGQRMGALRFQEDGRSGFLNSDEHLATPPLTSLRELEHASLMFEADETGRDDDALKWINQLLAPGSSLGGARPKAGVVDDQGSLWIAKFPSRRDGVDVGAWEAVVNELARLSGLRVPEGKLQRLTQRRHTYLSRRFDRLPTGGRIHFASAMTLLGYADGTDAASGVSYLELAEFIMRNGVAVAEDLAELWRRIVFNICVSNTDDHLRNHGFLLAPNEGWTLAPAYDMNPNPQGSGLTLNIAGNDNRLDLALAMEVTDSFRLPLSDAQAQMAAIRVAVGRWRQVAAHKRISKAEQDEMAPAFQRA, encoded by the coding sequence ATGGGACTTCTTTCCGCAGACCGGAACCGCGGCAAGGAGGTCTTTTCGTTTGCGTACGACGATGCCTGGCTGTCCGGTGGCGTCGCACAACAACTGGACCCTGACCTTGCGCTCTTTGAAGGGCGGCACTACCTGCGCGAGGGAAGGCCGAATTTCGGACTATTCCTCGATTCCTCGCCGGATCGGTGGGGGCGGCTGCTGATGCGGCGTCGGGAAGCGTGCTATGCCCGCCGCGAAGGACGTCTCGAAAGGCCGCTTTCCGAACTCGACTATCTGCTGGGGGTCTACGACGGCCAACGCATGGGGGCCCTCCGTTTTCAGGAGGACGGTCGTTCCGGCTTCTTGAACAGCGATGAGCATCTGGCGACCCCGCCGCTGACTTCGCTGCGCGAGTTGGAGCATGCCAGCCTCATGTTCGAAGCGGACGAGACGGGGCGTGACGACGACGCCTTGAAATGGATCAACCAACTTCTGGCACCGGGCTCCTCGCTGGGCGGCGCCAGGCCCAAAGCAGGTGTCGTGGACGATCAGGGCAGCCTCTGGATTGCGAAATTTCCGAGCCGGCGGGACGGGGTGGATGTCGGCGCATGGGAGGCCGTTGTCAATGAACTGGCCCGTTTGTCCGGACTGCGGGTCCCTGAGGGGAAGTTACAGCGGCTTACACAGCGCAGGCACACCTATTTGTCGCGGCGGTTCGACCGACTTCCGACAGGCGGGCGGATTCACTTTGCCTCGGCCATGACCCTTTTGGGATATGCGGATGGAACTGACGCGGCCTCAGGGGTCAGCTATCTGGAACTGGCCGAGTTCATCATGCGAAATGGCGTGGCGGTGGCCGAAGATCTCGCTGAGCTATGGCGAAGAATCGTCTTCAACATCTGTGTGAGCAACACCGACGACCATTTGCGGAATCATGGTTTCCTGTTGGCGCCCAACGAGGGGTGGACGCTGGCGCCTGCTTACGACATGAATCCGAACCCTCAGGGCTCAGGCTTGACGTTGAATATTGCCGGAAACGACAATCGTCTCGACCTGGCTTTGGCCATGGAGGTGACGGACTCATTCCGCCTGCCCCTCTCGGATGCCCAGGCACAGATGGCGGCGATCCGCGTCGCCGTTGGGCGATGGCGACAGGTAGCCGCACACAAGCGGATCTCAAAGGCCGAGCAGGATGAGATGGCGCCGGCGTTTCAAAGAGCATGA
- a CDS encoding type II toxin-antitoxin system VapC family toxin: MSAYFDSGVLIKLYVPESNSSDAAAWVRQYDGPIVFTQLQENEVRNAIRLKSARKEITDAQLRAALASITADVEQGTLNRPSLDWVSAWQTAEQLSQRYAHETLCRTLDSLHVAVARVLRISAFISLDERQRKLAKKAGLRVRPEGN; this comes from the coding sequence GTGAGCGCCTATTTCGATTCAGGCGTGCTCATCAAACTCTACGTGCCTGAGTCAAACTCTTCCGACGCGGCGGCTTGGGTGCGGCAGTACGACGGCCCCATCGTTTTCACGCAACTTCAAGAGAATGAAGTTCGCAACGCGATCCGGCTGAAGTCCGCCCGCAAGGAGATCACCGACGCCCAGCTTCGGGCGGCGCTGGCCAGCATCACGGCCGATGTCGAGCAGGGAACCTTGAACCGGCCCTCCCTCGACTGGGTGAGCGCCTGGCAGACGGCGGAGCAACTCTCCCAGCGATACGCCCACGAGACCCTCTGCCGCACGCTGGACAGCCTGCACGTCGCCGTGGCGCGCGTCCTGAGAATCAGCGCCTTCATCTCGCTGGACGAGCGGCAACGCAAGCTTGCGAAGAAGGCCGGCCTGCGCGTCAGGCCGGAAGGGAACTGA
- a CDS encoding type II toxin-antitoxin system VapC family toxin: MHIPDVNVWLALVFEAHMHHRSAVTWFDTLGPKDCAFCRFTQQGFLRLSTNQSVMRDDVVTLTEAWKNYDALLRDGRVFFAEEPADLERHWRQRTRGCAYSHRVWGDAYLVAFAEAGGFVNVSFDQGFLAYGGIKALVLR, encoded by the coding sequence ATGCACATACCTGACGTCAATGTGTGGCTGGCGCTTGTGTTCGAGGCGCATATGCACCATCGGTCGGCGGTCACGTGGTTCGACACGCTGGGTCCCAAGGACTGCGCGTTCTGCCGGTTTACGCAGCAGGGGTTCCTGCGGTTGTCCACAAACCAATCCGTAATGCGGGATGATGTCGTAACCCTGACCGAGGCATGGAAGAACTACGATGCTCTTTTGCGCGATGGGCGTGTCTTCTTTGCGGAGGAACCGGCCGACTTGGAGCGGCATTGGCGCCAACGCACACGCGGATGCGCTTATTCGCACCGAGTTTGGGGCGATGCCTATCTTGTGGCGTTCGCCGAGGCCGGCGGCTTCGTGAACGTGTCGTTCGACCAGGGATTCCTCGCCTATGGCGGCATCAAGGCTCTGGTCCTCCGCTGA
- a CDS encoding DUF4143 domain-containing protein: MKRDIHPVLAGLLSAPRHRDVVLVEGARQVGKSTLVKQVLAEMECPKVAIDLEKDRKIARLIDKTADFEDFRLLLRDQCGLKENGSILFIDEAQECPVLARYVKSFKEDWRGVRVVLTGSSMHRLFGKDVRIPVGRTKSLCVLPFSFPEFLRCLSETELADFVATTPESIPPSRHEHVLQFYDRYLHAGGYPEAVKALAAGEAAEPVIDEIVGTLQDDFARKEDYEPALFESAIRAIANHVGSPSKYTHLDTTKYAAKQVFAALSVWHLLIEVQPQAIDPQHSDFLPKRYLHDLGVVNRHRSLAVPAISLLRTLDPPLRTPLGGLFENAVLLNLLEGGSAKKKIGTWRKSAGSAVEVDFVMDAVEMGLKIPIECKATLAVKRRHADGVADYLRTTRQPIGVLVTAAPLEVISCGEGCCVLNIPVYLASRENILRYAQKHVS; the protein is encoded by the coding sequence ATGAAACGAGACATCCATCCGGTTCTTGCAGGCCTGCTGTCCGCCCCCCGGCATCGCGATGTAGTCCTGGTGGAAGGTGCGCGGCAGGTAGGCAAATCCACCCTGGTCAAACAGGTGTTGGCGGAAATGGAGTGTCCGAAGGTCGCCATCGATCTGGAAAAAGACCGGAAGATTGCCCGCTTGATCGACAAGACGGCGGATTTCGAAGATTTCAGGTTGCTGCTGCGGGATCAGTGCGGGCTCAAGGAGAACGGCAGCATTCTCTTCATTGATGAAGCCCAGGAGTGCCCGGTGCTTGCCCGGTACGTGAAGTCGTTCAAGGAGGACTGGCGCGGGGTCCGTGTCGTGCTGACCGGTTCCTCCATGCATCGTCTTTTCGGGAAGGATGTTCGGATTCCGGTTGGCCGAACGAAAAGCCTGTGCGTGCTTCCGTTCAGTTTTCCGGAGTTCCTGCGGTGCCTGAGCGAAACCGAGCTGGCCGACTTTGTGGCCACGACGCCCGAGTCGATCCCGCCCTCCCGGCATGAACACGTGCTGCAGTTCTACGACCGCTACCTACATGCCGGAGGATACCCGGAAGCCGTAAAAGCGCTGGCGGCCGGCGAAGCGGCGGAGCCTGTGATCGACGAGATCGTCGGGACACTGCAAGACGACTTTGCCCGCAAGGAGGATTATGAGCCTGCCCTTTTCGAGTCGGCGATCCGGGCTATCGCCAATCACGTGGGCAGTCCGTCAAAATACACGCATCTGGACACGACCAAGTACGCCGCGAAACAGGTGTTTGCCGCCCTGAGCGTCTGGCACCTGCTCATCGAGGTCCAGCCCCAGGCGATCGATCCGCAGCACTCGGACTTTCTTCCCAAGCGGTATCTGCATGATTTGGGGGTCGTCAATCGCCACCGCAGTCTGGCCGTTCCCGCAATCTCCCTGTTGCGAACGCTCGATCCGCCGTTACGGACGCCGCTCGGAGGGTTGTTCGAAAACGCGGTTCTTCTGAATCTTCTGGAGGGGGGATCGGCCAAGAAAAAGATCGGCACATGGCGAAAGAGCGCCGGGAGCGCCGTGGAGGTGGACTTCGTCATGGACGCCGTTGAAATGGGGCTGAAAATACCGATCGAATGCAAAGCAACCCTGGCCGTCAAACGAAGGCACGCGGATGGCGTGGCGGATTACCTCCGGACGACGCGCCAACCGATCGGTGTGCTGGTGACCGCCGCCCCCCTCGAGGTCATCTCCTGCGGCGAAGGGTGCTGCGTGCTCAATATCCCGGTATACCTGGCAAGCAGGGAAAATATCCTGCGCTACGCGCAGAAGCACGTGTCGTAA